TAGCTTTCCAGTTAAACTGTTGTGCATATAACTCTACAACCATTGGGTCATCACTTTCATCGACATTCATAATGTCATTCCAAGTAAATAGTCCATAAATAATTAAACCAGCTAAAACGATTACAGGAATAACAGTCCAAATAGCCTCAAGCGTATTGTTATCTGCATAAAATAATGCTTTTCGGCCTTTTTCTCCTTTGTATTTGTAGGCGAAGTAGTGTAATAAGAATTGTGTTATGGTTTGCACAATAAAGATAACCACCATAGAGATAATCATTAAACTATCAAGTCCTGGTCCATGCTCAGAAGCCGAATTAGATGTTAGCGGTAAATCACCTAAATACATAAAACTAGCAATCGTGATGGCATATATGAAGATTAGAAAAGCAATCATCATATAACCATTAAATCTATTGTCTTTATCGGTCGCTACTTGATTGTTTGAAGCACCAACTTGCGCTAAATCAAAAATCTTAACCATTTGCCACATGGCTACGGCTACAAATAGTACTATTATAAATATTAACAAAGTTGTCATTATCGTTTCAGTTCTAAATTTTTAATTAATAATGAAAGTTTTCACTTTCTTTTAAGAATGGGTTTCCTTTTGCCAATAATGGCGCTTTACTTAGTGCTGTAAACACAACAAATAAGAATATTCCAGCAAATAGGCATATTGCTCCAAGTTCTGGCGCTCCTATAAACCATCTTTCGCTTACCGTTGCAGGCATAATCATGTTGAATACATCTAAGTAGTGTCCACATAATATTACAACACCCGCCATAACTACAAACCAAGGTATGCGCTTGTAATCGCTATTCATTAATAGTAATAGTGGGAATAAGAAATTCATCGCTACCATACCAAAGAATGGCAATGTATAGTCTTCTATACGAGCTACGAAATATGTTACCTCTTCAGGGATATTAGAATACCAGATTAGCATGAACTGAGAGAACCATAGGTATGTCCAGAAAATACTAATTCCAAACATAAACTTAGCTAAATCATGTAAATGGCTATCATTAACAAACTCTAACAATCCTTTAGATTTTAAGTAAATAGTAATTAAAGCAATAACAGTAATACCACTTACAAACATACTTGCAAATACATACCATCCAAATAATGTCGAAAACCAGTGTGGATCCACTGACATAATCCAATCCCAAGACATCATAGATTCTGTATAGATATAAAATACTAAGAAACCTGCTGATATTCTGAAATTCTTTTTAAAGTTACTGTTACCATCAACACTGTCTTGTGCTAATGAAAACTTACGAGAGAAATAACGGTATGCAGACCAACCAGCTAAGAATATAATTCCTCTTGCAAAAAACCATCCTTTATTTAACCAGCTTTCTTTTGCTTGAATAATTTCATCATGTGCAACAACTTCTGGATCCATCCAAATAAAGATATGAGAATCGCCCAAAGCAGCTGCTAATAAAACTAAAATACCACCTGGTAAGACATAAGCTGTAATACCTTCCATAACTCTAAAAAGTACCGGAGACCATCCTGCTTGCGAAGCATATTGTATCGCGTAGAATGCTAACACACCTAAAGCTATCATAAAGAAAAAGAAAGCAGCTACATAAAGTGCAGCATAAGGTCTGTTATGTATTTGATGTAATGCGTGTTCTTCATGAGTCATCTCATGACTTTCCTCGGCATGTGCATCACCATCACCTTCTACAGAGGCTATGATATTTGAATTTCCTCCATCTTGATGTGCCTCTTCTCCGTGAGCTTCCTCACCGTGACCTTCACCATGATGACCATCATTCATGTACTCGGCAATATTATCTTCAGTTACCTGGTGTGCCGAATAAAAACCGTATCCAACACCTGCTAGTCCAACAATAAAAAGGATAAGTGCTGTTAATTTTAATCGATTTGAAATTTTATATTCCATTATATAATCTTTATCTAAATCTTATTTTTCTAATTCTGCCTTCAGTTTTTCAACATAAGCAACAACTTGCCAACGTTCTTCTTCATTCATAAAGTTTGCATATGAACCCATAGAATTTAATCCATAGTATATAACGTGGTAAATACTTCCTTCAGTTAATTCTCTTGCTGCATAACTTGGAACACCAAGAATTTTTTCTCGCTTCATTAAAATGCCTTGTCCTGCACCTTTATTACCGTGACATACACCACAATAAATTTCATATAACTCTTTTCCTCTTTCATAATCAACTGCAGAAGAATCTAATGGACTAGTCAAACCAGCTTTTGCTTCTTCATAACCTGCTGTAGAATCTTCAATTTCATATAAAGAATAACCTCTTGCGATTGTACCTTCTACAGGTAATTGTGCTTCGACACCATTTGCAAATGCATCTGACTCTTGATAGGCTTCATATCCTACAGACTCATACATATTTGGCATGTACTGATAGTTACGTCTCGTTTTTTTGTTACAAGACACTATGGTTACTAGCAATGCTAATGCTACTGTTATTTTTAAAGTCGTCTTCATATTAATGTGCGTCTTCGTCTTTATCTACAATATTAATCTCAACAGCACCTGTTTGCTTCAAAAGGTTTGTTAAGTCTGCTTCGTTATCATGGATAGCTATTTCCATAAGGAACATATCATCCGTTGTTCTTGGGTCTGGGTTTTCAGCTTTTTTGAAAGGCCACATTCTACTACGTAAATAAAATGTGATAACCATTAAGTGAGCTGCGAAAAATACCGTTAACTCAAACATGATAGGCACAAATGCCGGCATGTTTTCTAAATAACTAAAACTTGGCTTACCTCCGATATCTTGAGGCCAATCTTCAATCATTATGAAATTCATCATCACTGTTGCAACAGTAATACCAACACATCCATACAAGAATGCACATATTGCTAAACGTGTTGGAGCTAACCCCATTATTTTGTCTAGTCCGTGAACTGGAAATGGTGTGTATATTTCTTCGATATGATGCTTTTCTGCCTTAACTGATTTTACAGCTGACATTAAAACGTCATCGTCATTATAAATAGCATGAATTACTTTTGAAGCTGCTTCCATATCTATTATTTTAATAAGTTTTTAGCTTGTCCTGCCCAATCATCTCTCTCAGCTCTTCCTGGGAATGATTCTGTAATTGAATCTAACAAGTCGTATTCGTTTTTAGTCATCTTACTTACTTGTAAGAATGTGTAAATACCAATGCTATTTAACACTTCTTCCATTTTAGGACCAACACCACTAATTTTTTTCAAATCATCAGCAGTTTCTGTTGCTGGGTCAAATGTCCCAATGCTTCCTAATAGGTTGTTTACTTTTTCTGAATTATCAGTTGTAACAACTGGCGTCTCAGTTGATGACGTTAAAGTATCATTTGCAGTAGATGTTCTAGCATCTGCACCTGTACCAACTAAACTGTCACCACGTTCTCTAATTTTTTTGTAACGTTCACCTGAAGATTTCAGAATTGTTTTTACTTCGGCTTGTGCTATTACGGGGAATGTACGTGAATACAATAAGAATAGAACAAAGAAGAAACCTATAGTTCCTATAAATATTCCGATATCAACAAAGGTTGGAGAAAACATAGACCATGATGATGGTAAGTAATCTCTGTGTAATGATGTTACAATAATTACAAAACGCTCAAACCACATCCCTATATTTACTACAATCGAAATTGCAAATGAAAACATGATACTTGTACGTAATTTTTTGAACCACATAAATTGCGGAGAGAAAACATTACAAGACATCATTGCCCAATATGCCCAAGCATAAGGTCCAGTTGCCCTGTTTAAGAATGCATACTGCTCATACTCCACACCTGAGTACCAAGCGATGAATAACTCTGTAATATAAGCCACACCTACGATAGAACCTGTAAGCATGATTACGATATTCATTAATTCTATGTGTTGTACAGTAATATAATCTTCTAGACTACACACTTTACGCATGATAATAAGTAAAGTATTTACCATGGCGAAACCAGAGAAAATCGCACCTGCTACGAAGTAAGGTGGGAAAATCGTCGTGTGCCAACCTGGTATAACTGACGTTGCGAAATCAAAAGATACAATCGTGTGTACAGAAAGTACTAATGGAGTTGCTAAACCTGCAAGCACCAATGATACTTCTTCAAAACGTTGCCAATCTTTTGCGCGTCCCGACCAACCAAAACTTAATAAAGAATAAATTTTCTTTTGAAAAGGCTTCACAGCTCTATCTCTAATCATTGCAAAATCTGGCAATAAACCTGTCCACCAGAATACAAGCGATACAGACAAGTATGTAGAAATTGCAAATACATCCCAAAGTAAAGGTGAGTTAAAGTTTACCCATAACGAACCAAATTGGTTAGGGATTGGTAATACCCAATATGCCAACCATGGACGGCCCATGTGAATGATTGGGAACAAACCTGCTTGTACTACAGAGAAAATTGTCATGGCCTCCGCAGAACGGTTAATTGCCATTCTCCATTTTTGACGGAATAATAATAGTACCGCGGAAATTAATGTTCCTGCGTGACCGATACCTACCCACCAAACAAAGTTTGTAATATCCCAGGCCCAGTTTACAGTCTTATTCAGACCCCAAACACCGATACCTGTTGATACCGTATAAATAATACAACCTATTCCCCAAAGAAAAGCTACAAGAGCAATACTAAAAACAATCCACCAAGCGCGGTTTGCTTTTCCTTCGACAGGTCTAGCAACTTCGACAGTTACGTCGTGATAGGATTTTTCTCCTGTTACTAAAGGTCTTCTAATAGGTGCTTCGTAATGAGACGCCATAATTATATATTGATTTCTTTAATTAATTTAAGCTTTTGTATTTCTAACTTTCGTATGGTAAAATACGTTTGGTTTTGTTCCAACATATTCTAAAACATGATACATACGATCATCTTCATGTAATTGAGCGACTTTACTTTCCTTATCATTTACATCACCAAAAGTCATTGCACCATTTCCACAAGCTGCAGAACATGCAGTTTGGAACTCACCATCTTTAACTTCACGTCCATCACGTTTAGCATCCAAAATTGTTTTCTGTGTTTTTTGAATACAGAATGAACATTTTTCCATAACACCACGAGAACGAACTGTAACATCTGGATTTAATACCATACGTCCTAAATCGTCATTCATAAAGTAATCGAACTCATCATTTTGGTTGTATAAGAACCAGTTGAAACGACGCACTTTATAAGGACAGTTATTTGCACAGTAACGTGTACCTACACAACGGTTGTAAGCCATGTGGTTTTGACCTTGACGACCATGAGCTGTTGCAGCAACAGGACAAACAGTTTCACAAGGTGCATGATTACAATGCTGACACATCATTGGTTGGAATACAACTTGTGGATTATCACTTGGATTTTCCATTTCGCCAAACTCACTTAATGAGCTTCCTAAACCAGAAATGTTTTCTTTCTTTTCTAAATCTCCAGTGAAGGTATCTTCAGAAGAGTAGTATCTATCAATACGCAACCAGTGCATATCTCTACTACGTCTCATTTCTGACTTACCAACAACAGGAACATTATTTTCTGCATGACATGCAATAACACAAGCACCACAACCAGTACATGCATTTAAATCAATTGATAGATTAAAGTGATGTCCAATAGAACGATCAAACTCATCCCATAAATCTACATCTGGAGATGTAACAGGAGTTTCAACATGATTTAATGATACTTCAGGAATTGCATTCCAGTATTTTTTATCTTTTGTATTGAATACCTCTAAAGTTGTTTCTTTAATGATATCTCCACGTCCCATTAATGTATTGTGTAATTGTACACAAGCAAATTCATGTTCTCCAGCAACTTTAGAGATAGACACCTCTTGGTTTGCATTGAAGTTTTGATATAATGGGTAGGCGTTTACACCTGTTTGCATTTCTTCTTTAAGACCAGAAGTTCTACCATAACCTAATGATAAACCTACTGAACCTTTAGCTTGACCTGGCTGAATTAACACAGGTACATTTTTTACAGTCACACCATTTACAGTAACATCTACGATGCTTCCGTTAAGACCACCATTTGCAACGTTCTCGTTAATTAAATCTGCTGCATCTGCATCGGCTTGAGAAATTGTTAAATAGTTATCCCAAGACGTACGTGTAATTGGATCAGGGAACTCTTGTAACCAAGGGTTGTTAGCTTGTTGTCCATCACCTAAACCTGTTTTGGTATAAATAGCCAACTCCATTCCACTTGACTTTGCAGAAGCTGCTAACGCTCTAGCTGCATTACCGCTTGGTGTATCAGTTTGTTCAGCATCGTCTGTAGTCGACGTAGTTTCTTCAACTATTGAAGTAGTCGCTACATAAACACCATCATGTAAAGCTTGGTTATAAGAAGCACCGTTTAAGATACTTTCTTTCCAAGTTGCCTTGATATAGTCGTTATATGCTGTTGTGTTATCTGTCCATGTTAATAACACATCCTGAAATTGTTTTGTATCAAACAAAGGACGAATCGTTGGTTGCATTAATGCAAAATGTCCTGTTTTGATTTCAACATCTCCCCAAGATTCTAAATAGTGAGGTGCTGCTGCTATATAGTCACAGTTTAAAGATGTTTCATCTTGCTTCATACTAAAAGCAATTGATTTTGTTTTCTTTAAACCTTCAGCAAAATCAGCTGCGTTTGGTAACGTGTACATTGGATTGACACCAACCATTACTAAAGCACCAACTTTACCAGCTTTCATATCAGCAACTAATTGCATTACTGCTTTATCGTTACCTTGTTTTGTGTTTATTGTTGTTTTAGAGTCAAAAGCCTTGCTTGAAAGTGCTTCGTTAATCTCTAACACTACAGTCTGAGCATTTACATCCTGAATACCAGTCACAACAACACCGTTGCTTCCAGCCTTCTTTAATTCGTTAGCTGCAGCTTGTACTGCTTTGCTTATGTTTTCAGGTAAATCTACTGAAACAGAACCACCAACAACTAAACTATGTAATTTAGCCAAGGCCTTTTTCTGTTCACTAGGTTTCATTGGCACTCGCTTATCAGCGTTTGCACCTGTTAATGACATATTAGACTCAAATTGAATATGACGATTCATTTTTCCATTTTCAGGAATACGTTTCGCTGAATAAGCAGAATCAAATCCACCACCTTGCCAATCTCCTAAGAAATCTGCACCAACAGAAACAATAGTCATTGCTTTAGAAAAATCATAATTTGCTAAAGCACGTTTACCATACTTAGCTTGAAATGCGTCTAAAGCTGCAGATTCTGAAACTGCATCGTAAGATACGTGATGTACATTACCATACTTTTCAGAAAACTCACCAACTAATTTTGAAGTTGATGGACTAGCAAATGTTTGTGTCAAGAATACAATCTCCTTTTCACCAACTTCGCTAAATATCTTTTTTGTGTCAGCATTGAAAGTCTCCCATGATATGGCTTCCTCACCTTTCATTGGACCTTGCACACGTAAACTATCATATAAACCTAAAATCGAAGCGTTAACTCTAGCATTTGCGTGACCATTGGTCATTGCTAATTCGTTATTTTCAATTTTAATCGGTCTACCTTCTCTTGTTTTTACTAAAACACTAGCAAAATCGTGACCGTCTGCAATTGTAGTTGCATAGTAGTTTGCAACACCAGGAATAATCTCCTTTGGTTGTACTACATAAGGTATAGATTTTACAACTGGTCCTTCACAGGCTGCTAAAGATGCAGCTGCTGTACTAAAACCAACATATTTTAAGAAATCACGACGCGTAGTAGATGAAGATTCTAATGTTTCTTTATCTCCTAAAAACTCATCTGTAGGAATTGCTTCTACAAATTCGTTTTGTTGTAGCGTCTCAACAATAGGGCTGTTTTCGTTTAGCTCCTCAACACTTTTCCAGTATTTCTTGTTTGATGACATATAATTGTGAGTTACTTCTTAATTATTAATAATGACATTTACCACATTCTAATCCACCCATTTGCGCTGCAGTTAACTGCTCCACTCCATATTTCTTAGATAATTGCTCGTGGATTTTAGTGTAGTATGCGTTGTCTTTAACCTTTACGTTTGTTTCTCTGTGGCAATTGATACACCAACCCATAGTTAATGGTGAGTGTTGGTACATAATTTCCATATCTTCAACTGGACCATGACATGTCTGACATTCTAACCCTGCAACAGAAACGTGTTGCGAGTGATTAAAGTAAGCAAAGTCTGGTAAGTTATGTATGCGAATCCATTTTACAGGACTTGTTTCGCCAGTATATTTCTGATTTTCAGCATCCCATCCAACGGCATCATACAATTTTTGAATTTCTTTATTATAATCTTTCCCATATTCATTCATTCCTTGGGCATAAGTATCTTCAGAAACTTCTGATATATTTTTATGACAATTCATACAAACATTCAATGAAGGAATACCCGAATGCTTACTTACTCTTGCTGAAGAGTGGCAATATTTACAATCAATTTGATTGTCTCCTGCGTGAATTCTGTGAGAATAATGAATTGGCTGTACTGGCTCGTAACCTTGATCAATACCTACTTGCATTAAGTAACCATAAACAAAATAGCCACTTGCTAATAAAAATAGGATTGAAGTTACTAATACTAAAAACTGGTTTTGAGCAAAAGCTTTCCAAATCGGAGTTCTTTTTTTGCTTTCTGGTATTGCTACACCTTTAGCATCAGCAAAACGCTTTAATGTGCGATTTACTAAAACTAAAGCCATTGCTAATAATCCGAATAATAAAGCTAAAGCTCCAAGGATTATTGCATTTGATGTTGAATCACCGCCACCTGTATTTGGGTCGACATAGTTCGGACACCCAGGCTGAGGATTAGCTACACATGGGTCAATTTTTGGAACTTCAGCAGTGTAAGCTAATATATCTGAAATATCTTGGTCGCTAAAACCAGGGAATGCATTCATCGCCGTTTGGTTGTACTCATTCCAAATTTTGTTAGCGTAAGTATCTCCAGATTTAATTAATGCTGAGCTATTTCTTATCCACTTGTTTAACCATTCTCTATCTAAACCTTCGTCTTCATAAAGTCTTGCTTCAACATTACGTAAAGCTGGACCTGTCATCTTTTTATCAAGTTTATGACATGCCGCACATTGAGAATTAAATAAAGATTTTCCGTTTGCTGGGTCACCTTCTTGGGCCAAAACGGTAGTTGAAAACGTAAGTAATAATATAAAACCTAAACGAAGTATGCTTGAGGTTAGATTACGGTAGATAACGTGTTTCATATGTAATATTGAATTATCTTCTATTTTGGTATGATTTTTTCAGTAAATATGATAAAATCATGGTTCTAAAAAACTCTTGCAAAAATAAGGCATAAAGTCGATTTTAGAAATGTTACTGAACTCTTAATATATAATTTATAAGCGTTCTAAATAACAACAAACACCTTGATTACGTTAATAAAATATAACTTTGTATAATTAATAATTGATTATGAATAAATTGAATATAAAATGTCTGTGTTTTACTGCACTAATATGCTTTAGCTCTTTTATAAATGCGCAAGAAGGCACTGTAAATATTGAGCAATCAAAAGAGATTGACAAACTATTAGAATTTAAAAAAGACATTAAAACAGTTGAAACTTTTAGGATACAAGTATACAGCGGTAACAGCTCTTCAAGAGCAAGTAATGTAAAATCAGAGTTTATGCAAACCTATGGGCAATGGCCTGTTGAGATGATTTTTAATACACCAAACTACAAAATATGGGTTGGTAATTTTAGAGATAGATTAGAAGCTGACAGAGCTTTGTTACGCATCAAAAAAAACTACATGAATGCTTTTATTTTTCAACCTAAAAAAGATTAATTATTTTTTTAATTTAAGTTACAACGAAGAATCTTTTGAAATTTTACGATAATACTGTGTAAGATTCTTCACTTCGTTCTGAATGACAAAAACCATTCAAAAAACTAAAAGCCGAAATCAAAGTTATGATTCCGGCTTTTTATTATTGTATCAAAATTTTCTTTTTTATAACTGAATCTCTTATTTCTATTTTCAAAAAATATACGCCTTTTTTTAGTTGTGTAACATCAATACTATCTATATTGTCTTTAAAAAAAACACGCTTTCCTAAAACATTATAGAGTGATACAAGATACGATTCGTTATTTGTATTAGGCACTAAATAAAGCTTGTCTTTAACAGGGTTAGGATAGACTGAAAATTGATTTTGTAAACTAAAATCATCTATGCTTAATGAGTTTTGTACTGTTCCTGTTAATGAACTTATTGCACCACATTGTGATTGGGTTACGGTGGTTGCTTCTTCCCAAGTACCAAGTGTCAAATCTGGAGGATTAGGTTTTGATGCAGAGTCATTATAGTATAAAACATAGGCCGATGTAAAGCCATCATTACCATCATCTGCTTTAATCTCCCAGCGCATATTGGCATCACTCCATACCATTTGTAATTTACAAAATCCAATCCCACTACAATCTCTAGAACCTGTAGATGGATTAGAAACTGTTTGGAATATATTCCTTTCGTCAACCAAGTTAATCTGTTCGAATATATAATCTTGGTTATCTAGCAAGTTGTTACAAGCATTTAATGTTATCTGTTGCGCACCAACAAAAAGACCGAATACTAAAAATACAACTGTAATACATTGATTAAAAAATCTCATGACTTGTCTAATTTTGTGAAGGAAAAATACCGCTAACACAAATAACATATCTAACACCTAAATAAGGCTGTCTATTTGGTACTGATTGTCCACCACCTGTGTTAGCTATCATATTTGTATTCATGGTTGTAGCTGCACCAACAGATGCGTATTCAGGGTCTAAAGTTTTAGTTTGCGCTGGGTAATTGTTAGCAGGAGAAGAACTGTTTCCATCTGCTGCAACGGCTGTAACACTATGATTATGTGATGGTAATTGAGATACAGTTAAGGTATTTGTTTCATTACCTCCTTTTTGACCCAATACAACATTTGATAGCCCAGGTCCATTACCTATACCAACAGGCACTCTTCCTCTTAAATCAGGTAGTGCAAATGTTGTCTGTCCGTCTCCGCCATAAGTAGTTCCTAATAAAGAAAAAAGTGCTGTATTCTGTGCTATAGGAAGCAAACGTCCATCGCAGCTAAGCCAATCTCGTTGGTCAAAATTTACACCTGTAAGTTTTATATCTCCTAAATATGCCTCTTGCGCACTACAAAATGTAATAGCTCCAAAAATAAAAGCTAGTAAAAATAAATTTGTAATTTTTTTCATGACTAATAGATTTATTGATTTGAATATCATAAAATTAGTCATAAAAGACATAAAAAAAGCACTTATTAAAAAAATAAGTGCTTTGTCTACTTTTTGTCTACTTAAAAAGAAGTCTATTTTAAAGTCTTTTTTACTTCAACTTCTTGGAAAGATTCGATAACATCACCAATAGCTATATCATTATAACCTTTGATTTGCATACCACAATCGTATCCTTTTGACACTTCTTTTACATCGTCTTTGAAACGTCTTAATGCTTCTAATTCTCCTGTATGGACTACGACACCATCTCTAATAATCCTGATGCCAGAACTTCTAAGGATTTTACCATTCATTACCATACAACCTGCAATGTTTCCGATTTTAGAAACCTTGAAAATTTCTCTTATTTCTGCAGTACCAGTAATTTCCTCTTTAACTTCTGGAGATAACATACCTTCCATGGCGTCTTTAAGGTCATTAATGGCTGCGTAAATAATTGAATATGTGCGGATATCGATTTCTTCCTTATCAGCAATCATACGTGCATTACCAACTGGTCTTACATTAAACCCGACAATAATTGCATCTGATGCTGTTGCAAGCAATACATCACTTTCTGTAATTGCTCCAACACCTTTATGTATGATATTTACTTGAATTTCTTCAGTAGATAATTTCTGGAAAGAATCTGTTAATGCTTCAACAGAACCATCCACATCACCTTTAAGTATTATATTCAATTCCTGGAAATCACCAAGAGCTATACGTCTTCCAATTTCATCAAGTGTGATATGACGTTGTGTTCTAACAGACTGCTCACGTTGTAACTGTGTACGTTTCGTTGCAATTTGTTTTGCTTCACGCTCATCAGAAAATACATTGAACTTATCACCTGCTTGCGGTGCACCATCTAAACCTAAGATTGATACTGGCGTTGATGGACCTGCTGCTTCTACGTCATTTCCACGTTCATCTTGCATGGCTTTTACTTTACCAGAATTTTTTCCTGCTAATACGTAATCACCAACTCTTAATGTTCCTGCTTGTACTAATATTGTAGACACATATCCACGACCTTTGTCTAAGAATGCTTCTACGACAGTACCTTGCGCAGCCTTATTTGGGTTTGCTTTAAGCTCTAATAATTCAGCTTCAAGCAACACTTTTTCTAATAATTCTTTTACACCAGTTC
This DNA window, taken from Winogradskyella sp. PC-19, encodes the following:
- a CDS encoding SPOR domain-containing protein, with protein sequence MNKLNIKCLCFTALICFSSFINAQEGTVNIEQSKEIDKLLEFKKDIKTVETFRIQVYSGNSSSRASNVKSEFMQTYGQWPVEMIFNTPNYKIWVGNFRDRLEADRALLRIKKNYMNAFIFQPKKD
- a CDS encoding T9SS type A sorting domain-containing protein, with protein sequence MRFFNQCITVVFLVFGLFVGAQQITLNACNNLLDNQDYIFEQINLVDERNIFQTVSNPSTGSRDCSGIGFCKLQMVWSDANMRWEIKADDGNDGFTSAYVLYYNDSASKPNPPDLTLGTWEEATTVTQSQCGAISSLTGTVQNSLSIDDFSLQNQFSVYPNPVKDKLYLVPNTNNESYLVSLYNVLGKRVFFKDNIDSIDVTQLKKGVYFLKIEIRDSVIKKKILIQ
- a CDS encoding phage tail protein yields the protein MKKITNLFLLAFIFGAITFCSAQEAYLGDIKLTGVNFDQRDWLSCDGRLLPIAQNTALFSLLGTTYGGDGQTTFALPDLRGRVPVGIGNGPGLSNVVLGQKGGNETNTLTVSQLPSHNHSVTAVAADGNSSSPANNYPAQTKTLDPEYASVGAATTMNTNMIANTGGGQSVPNRQPYLGVRYVICVSGIFPSQN